In Plasmodium chabaudi chabaudi strain AS genome assembly, chromosome: 9, the following proteins share a genomic window:
- a CDS encoding SPRY domain, putative, producing MEPYKQNSVTTNNSTEYSNSSIKDIDEKNETNDINRSNKKRKVEPLDDGQSEIQKMHQGGVKNEYIENMEKDNKNQCLNNSDESGHEKNANNSNKNNDKPDKTGNSSNNEYTKRDTINMLEKSKELKKDNYKYYIDYRKYRNKNNVAFSTKYKDSCISLSSDKLTCYGDKGWSSVFVNNGADVGKWYYEIKIEEPVEKFNFLGYKDTILKVNPYVRVGFACRYMRYDYPIGTDKYSYCVNSKNGKIFNNSISYDCMEPIKVGDIIGCYINLKNKNSYTFDPRSDKKLYEYLQNGILCDPKNPPILKKNYGSFIFFSLNGQIKKNAFIDIYEGFYHPSVSLYMGASAKINLGPKFTYRHLNDYVPCIYMDPPIIL from the coding sequence atggaaccatataaacaaaattctGTAACAACAAATAATAGTACAGAATACAGTAACAGTAGCATAAAAGACAtcgatgaaaaaaatgaaacaaatgatattaataggtctaataaaaaaaggaaagtCGAGCCATTAGATGATGGCCAATCAGAGatacaaaaaatgcatCAAGGTGGagttaaaaatgaatatattgaaaatatggaaaaagacaataaaaatcaatgtttaaataatagtGATGAATCAGgacatgaaaaaaatgcaaataattcaaataaaaataatgataaaccCGATAAGACTGGCAATAGCagtaataatgaatatacgAAAAGAGATACTATTAATATGTTAGAAAAATcgaaagaattaaaaaaagataattataaatattatattgattatagaaaatatcGAAACAAAAACAATGTGGCATTTTCAACGAAATATAAAGATAGCTGTATTAGTTTAAGTAGTGATAAACTTACATGTTATGGAGATAAAGGATGGTCTAGtgtttttgttaataatgGTGCGGATGTAGGGAAATGgtattatgaaataaagATTGAAGAGCCTGtagaaaaatttaattttttgggTTATAAagatacaattttaaaagtaaACCCATATGTAAGAGTTGGATTTGCTTGTAGATATATGAGATATGATTATCCAATAGGAACTGATAAATATAGTTATTGTGTTAATagtaaaaatggaaaaatatttaataattcaataAGTTATGATTGTATGGAACCTATTAAAGTTGGTGATATAATTGGatgttatattaatttaaaaaataaaaatagttataCTTTTGATCCACGATCAGATAAAAAACTCtatgaatatttacaaaatggAATTTTATGTGATCCAAAAAACCCACCtatattaaagaaaaattatggctcctttatatttttttccttaaatggtcaaataaaaaaaaatgcatttatTGATATTTATGAAGGATTTTATCATCCGTCGGTTAGCTTATATATGGGAGCTTCTgctaaaattaatttagggccaaaatttacatatcgtcatttaaatgattatgtcccatgtatatatatggacCCAccaattattttgtaa
- a CDS encoding alpha/beta hydrolase, putative: MTQQYKAEVKGNDNEKRNDSDMVEAGEMKEEDNCTNEQAENSKTSEKRTYKTIFKDIISPKNDNMCYDDAKDLDDKTKKAEKSKSKNENDNDNDNENKTGTDEKFITYKVPKYLRKRNIKCPFIYKQVFYGKYGIVNYDLQGSNKETLVITFHGLNGTNLTFFEIQKVLIRYKFQVLNFDLYGHGLSACPKYSHKNKTYGIDFFLSQTEELLTHLNLLDRNFYLIGFSMGCIIATSFAKKYINQVKKIILISPVGALEKKPFLVKLLKLFPYIINISSFFMLPYLISKRNFKKKKNKNDMDSEDEASYYMHNRIMWQAFVKKNITHSILGCINNLKMWSSHETFKEVGLHHIPVLILCGDKDNICSLHVLKNTSKLFVNSHLIIFKNASHLVLVDKSREINSCVLIFFLSSNTTNLKSCQHMFPSDNIET; encoded by the coding sequence ATGACACAACAATACAAAGCTGAAGTAAAAGGCAATGATAACGAAAAGCGAAATGATAGTGATATGGTGGAGGCCGGAGAAATGAAGGAAGAAGACAATTGCACAAATGAACAAGCTGAAAATAGTAAGACAAGTGAAAAACGAACTTacaaaacaatttttaaagatataatatcaccaaaaaatgataatatgtGCTATGATGATGCAAAGGATTTAGACGATAAAACAAAGAAAGCGGAAAAGAGCAAGAGCAAGAAcgaaaatgataatgataatgataatgaGAATAAAACGGGGACGGATGAAAAgtttattacatataaagtgccaaaatatttaagaaaaagaaatataaaatgcccatttatatataaacaagtATTTTATGGAAAGTATGGTATAGTGAATTATGATTTACAAGGAAGTAATAAAGAAACATTGGTTATAACTTTTCATGGATTGAATGGCACTaatttaacattttttgaaattcaAAAAGTATTAATTCGATATAAATTTCAAGTTCTTAATTTTGATTTGTATGGACATGGATTATCTGCATGTCCAAAATATAGtcataaaaacaaaacatatggcattgatttttttttatctcaAACTGAAGAATTATTAAcacatttaaatttattagacagaaatttttatttgattggCTTTTCTATGGGATGTATTATTGCTACTAGctttgcaaaaaaatatattaatcaagttaaaaaaattattttaatatcacCTGTTGGAgctttagaaaaaaaaccatttttagtaaaattattaaaacttttcccatacataattaatatatcctCTTTCTTTATGTTACCATATCTTATTTCAAAACgaaatttcaaaaaaaaaaaaaataaaaatgatatggATTCTGAAGATGAGGCATCTTACTATATGCACAACAGAATTATGTGGCAAgcttttgttaaaaaaaatattacacaTTCTATTTTAGGTTGTATTAATAACTTAAAAATGTGGAGTTCCCATGAAACATTTAAAGAAGTTGGACTTCATCATATACccgttttaattttatgcggggataaagataatatatgtagTCTACATGtacttaaaaatacatccaagctttttgttaattctcatcttattatatttaaaaatgcttCTCACTTAGTTCTTGTAGATAAAAGCAGAGAAATTAATTCATGtgttcttatatttttcctatCCTCAAATACTACAAATTTGAAATCATGTCAACATATGTTTCCAAGTGATAATATAGAGACATaa